Proteins encoded by one window of Phoenix dactylifera cultivar Barhee BC4 unplaced genomic scaffold, palm_55x_up_171113_PBpolish2nd_filt_p 000121F, whole genome shotgun sequence:
- the LOC103698281 gene encoding uncharacterized protein LOC103698281: protein MNDSIPHLGFASNLSSLHAFVTRSKVQSGAEYSTDVTLRLDSPGTSSLHSSNTKGTKRKWGNGLEGPEHPLLALGLGQSPSSSDVSKVSSTTACTMSSAKETDEESSADLGLNFQLHLGNENMLSPKKSSVAAPKASGSEPVYDVHLSLSTGPSESVITGIRPVSDQLQNRLDASAVISQVPTFDEGSASSRWIFGRYVAPSVYISETTSSFHSNQKIHAKVDPIAIVPDLTSTKIQTVKSPVACTSGVTLLQQRDTTTKTCQFQGCGKGARGASGLCIAHGGGRRCQRPGCHKGAEGRTIFCKAHGGGRRCQYLGCTKSAEGRTDYCIAHGGGRRCGHESCTRAARGKSGLCIRHGGGKRCQTENCTKSAEGYSGLCISHGGGRRCQFSGCSKGAQGSTMFCKAHGGGKRCTFLGCTKGAEGSTPFCKGHGGGKRCSFQGGGVCPKSVHGGTQFCVAHGGGKRCAVPGCTKSARGRTDFCVRHGGGKRCRFEGCGKSAQGSTDFCKAHGGGKRCSWGQLGSNVGAGAPPCDRFARGKTGLCAAHSALVQDRCVHGGGSLGPSATRYPTLVKTEKMKDITVEENTFSKIGNDGENFVHWSGCDTKNNIMPSLIPCQSGSDSIPEGRVHGGSLLVMLASSAGLQSNSTSQSDAGTSEQDLSHPMMHRWI from the coding sequence ATGAATGACAGCATTCCTCACCTAGGCTTTGCTTCCAACCTCTCCTCTTTACATGCTTTTGTCACCCGGAGCAAAGTTCAATCTGGAGCTGAATATAGCACGGATGTTACATTGCGACTTGATTCCCCTGGTACTTCCAGTCTGCATAGTTCCAACACTAAAGGGACAAAGAGGAAGTGGGGCAATGGATTGGAGGGTCCTGAACATCCTTTACTTGCACTGGGTTTAGGGCAGTCACCCAGTTCCTCAGACGTTAGCAAGGTTAGCTCAACAACTGCTTGCACCATGTCTTCAGCGAAGGAGACTGATGAGGAATCCTCAGCTGATCTGGGTTTGAATTTTCAGCTTCATCTTGGCAATGAGAATATGCTTAGCCCTAAGAAATCCTCTGTTGCTGCTCCTAAGGCATCAGGAAGTGAACCAGTGTATGATGTCCACTTAAGTCTATCAACTGGCCCATCTGAATCTGTTATTACTGGTATCAGGCCAGTCTCAGATCAACTTCAGAACAGATTGGACGCATCAGCAGTGATCAGTCAAGTGCCAACATTTGATGAAGGATCAGCATCATCTCGCTGGATATTTGGGAGATATGTGGCACCCTCTGTCTATATTTCAGAGACAACTAGCAGCTTTCATTCCAACCAAAAGATTCATGCTAAAGTTGATCCAATTGCAATCGTCCCTGACCTCACATCAACCAAGATACAAACAGTGAAAAGCCCAGTTGCCTGTACTTCCGGGGTTACTCTTCTGCAGCAACGCGACACTACCACAAAAACTTGTCAGTTCCAAGGATGTGGAAAAGGAGCAAGAGGTGCTTCTGGACTATGCATAGCCCATGGTGGGGGGCGAAGATGCCAGAGACCTGGCTGTCACAAGGGAGCCGAGGGTAGGACCATCTTTTGCAAGGCCCATGGAGGTGGTCGGCGATGTCAATACCTTGGCTGCACAAAGAGCGCTGAAGGCCGCACTGATTATTGCATTGCTCATGGTGGTGGCCGGCGCTGCGGCCATGAGAGCTGCACCCGAGCTGCTAGGGGAAAATCAGGTTTATGCATCAGACATGGAGGTGGCAAGAGGTGTCAGACGGAGAATTGCACAAAGAGTGCAGAAGGTTACTCTGGTCTCTGCATTTCTCATGGAGGTGGAAGGCGCTGCCAGTTTTCAGGATGTTCAAAGGGTGCACAAGGGAGCACAATGTTCTGTAAGGCACATGGTGGTGGAAAGAGGTGCACTTTTTTGGGGTGCACCAAAGGGGCTGAAGGGAGCACTCCTTTCTGTAAGGGACATGGTGGAGGGAAGCGCTGCTCATTTCAGGGTGGAGGTGTTTGCCCAAAAAGTGTGCATGGTGGGACCCAGTTCTGTGTTGCTCATGGTGGTGGGAAGAGGTGTGCTGTTCCTGGGTGCACTAAGAGTGCTAGGGGGCGAACAGATTTCTGTGTTCGGCATGGTGGGGGCAAGCGATGTAGGTTTGAAGGGTGTGGAAAGAGTGCACAGGGGAGCACTGATTTTTGCAAGGCACATGGAGGAGGCAAGCGCTGCTCATGGGGCCAGTTAGGATCAAATGTTGGTGCTGGTGCTCCTCCTTGTGATAGGTTTGCTAGGGGCAAAACCGGTCTTTGTGCTGCACATAGTGCTCTTGTGCAAGATCGTTGTGTTCATGGTGGGGGCTCTCTGGGACCGTCAGCTACTCGGTACCCAACACTGGTTAAAACTGAGAAAATGAAAGACATCACTGTTGAAGAAAATACATTCTCAAAGATAGGCAATGATGGGGAGAACTTTGTACACTGGAGTGGTTGTGATACAAAGAATAATATCATGCCTAGTCTCATTCCTTGCCAGTCTGGATCAGATTCGATTCCAGAAGGGAGGGTGCATGGAGGGAGTCTGTTGGTGATGCTGGCTAGCAGTGCAGGCCTTCAAAGCAACTCTACAAGCCAATCAGACGCTGGCACTTCAGAGCAAGACTTGTCACATCCCATGATGCACAGGTGGATATAA